A part of Gossypium hirsutum isolate 1008001.06 chromosome A07, Gossypium_hirsutum_v2.1, whole genome shotgun sequence genomic DNA contains:
- the LOC107952891 gene encoding casein kinase 1-like protein 6: MDHVIGGKFKLGRKIGSGSFGELYLGVNVQTGEEVAVKLESAKTKHPQLYYESKLYMLLQGGTGIPHLKWSGVETDYNVMVIDLLGPSLEDLFNYCNRKLSLKTVLMLADQMINRVEYMHSKGFLHRDIKPDNFLMGLGRKANQVYVIDYGLAKKYRDLQTHKHIPYRENKNLTGTARYASVNTHLGIEQSRRDDLESLGYVLMYFLRGSLPWQGLKAGTKKQKYDKISEKKVSTPIEVLCKSYPSEFVSYFHYCRSLRFEDKPDYSYLKRLFRDLFIREGYQFDYVFDWTVLEYPKIGGSSRGRHSSGRAGLAAGPTIEKPERISVGREIRDRFSGAVEALSKRNISSTSPHLDHSRHKTVDDGALSKHALPDSDKRRSSSRYGSTSRRAVVASRPSSSVEANDAPQNRLASGGGRMSTTQRIQLAFESKTSSRATPGRGSRDDHPLRSFELLSIKK, translated from the exons GAATCTGCAAAGACCAAGCATCCTCAGCTTTATTATGAGTCAAAATTGTATATGCTTCTTCAAGGAGGAA CGGGTATTCCCCATCTCAAGTGGTCTGGAGTTGAGACGGATTACAATGTCATGGTAATTGACCTTCTTGGACCTAGTTTGGAGGATTTGTTCAACTACTGCAATAGGAAACTTTCCTTAAAAACAGTGTTGATGCTTGCTGATCAAATG ATTAATAGGGTAGAATATATGCATTCAAAAGGCTTTCTTCACCGTGATATAAAACCTGACAACTTCTTGATGGGCTTAGGACGCAAGGCAAATCAG GTATATGTCATTGACTACGGTCTTGCAAAGAAGTATAGGGATCTTCAGACTCATAAGCACATCCCGTACAg AGAAAACAAGAATCTGACTGGCACCGCTCGTTATGCAAGCGTTAACACTCACCTTGGAATTG AGCAAAGCCGAAGAGATGATTTGGAATCCCTTGGTTATGTGCTCATGTATTTCTTGAGAGGAAG CCTTCCCTGGCAGGGGTTAAAAGCTGGTACAAAAAAGCAAAAGTATGATAAGATTAGTGAAAAGAAGGTATCGACTCCTATAGAG GTTCTTTGTAAGTCATATCCGTCTGAGTTTGTGTCTTATTTTCATTACTGCCGATCTTTGCGGTTTGAAGATAAACCTGATTATTCATATTTGAAGAGGCTTTTCCGAGACTTGTTTATAAGAGAAG GTTATCAGTTTGACTATGTCTTTGACTGGACTGTATTGGAGTACCCAAAGATTGGTGGCAGCTCCAGAGGGCGG CATTCCAGTGGAAGGGCAGGTTTAGCTGCTGGACCAACCATTGAAAAACCCGAAAGAATCTCAG TGGGAAGAGAGATTCGGGATAGATTCTCAGGTGCTGTTGAAGCATTGTCCAAAAGAAATATTTCAAGCACCAGTCCTCATCTTGATCATTCTAGACACAAGACTGTTGATGATGGGGCTTTGTCAAAGCATGCG CTCCCTGATTCAGATAAAAGACGCAGTTCTTCTCGATATGGTAGCACTTCAAGAAGAGCTGTAGTGGCAAGCAGGCCTAGCTCATCCGTTGAAGCCAACGACGCACCACAAAACCGACTAGCATCAGGTGGTGGCCGCATGTCTACCACACAAAGAATTCAACTTGCCTTTGAATCTAAGACATCTAGCCGAGCCACCCCTGGTAGAGGAAGCCGTGATGATCATCCTCTTAGAAGTTTTGAGCTCCTCTCGATTAAGAAATAA